The sequence CCCGGGAGCTGCTGCTGGAACTGCGCTCGCCCGAGACCCCGGTGGTCGTCGCCCGCGACGTCGGCGGCCCCGAGCAGTCGGTGCGGATCGTCACGCTCGCCGAACTGGAGCCGTCCGAGGTGGACATGCGCACGATCCTGCTGATCGGCTCCTCGCAGACGCAGGTCACCGAGCGGGCCGACGGTTCGAGGATCACCTGGACGCCGCGCCGCTACCCGTGACCGGGTGAGGCGGGACGCGGCGGTACACGCGGGAAGGCCCGGTGCGACGAGCGCACCGGGCCTTCCCCGTACGGGTCCGTCTCAGCGGGAGCCCGGCGCACCGCCCGCCGCTGCCGGCGCCGCGTCCCGTTCCAGCCGGAACAGCACGTTCGGACGCAGCGGCCCTTCGGGCGCGTCGGGATCGTCGAAGTCGTCGGCCGGGTTCCGGGTCATCCCGATCTTCCGCATCACCGCCTGGGAGCGGAGGTTGCCGGCCGTGGTCACGGCGAGGAGCTCGGGGAGCCCCAGCGTGTCGAAGCCGTGGGCCACGACCGCCCGAGCGGCCTCGGTGGCGTAACCCACCCCCCAGGAGGCACGGGCGAGCCGCCAGCCGATCTCCACCCCGGTGAACGGCATGCCGTCGTCCACGTCGTCCATGCCCGCGAAGCCGATGAACTCACCCGTGGCCCGGACCTCCACGGCCCACCAGCCGTAGCCCCGCCGGTCGAACGCGGCCCGGAACCGCACCAGGGAGGCCTCGCTCTGCTCACGGGTGAGCGGGTCGCCCAGATGCTCCCGTACCTCGGGATCGGCGTTCATCGCCGCCCAGGGATCGAGGTCGGAGTCCCGCCAGGGGCGCAGGACGAGGCGTTCGGTGTGCAGCACGGTCATGCCGTCCACCCAACGTGACCCGGCCCCAGCAGGCAATTCCTTTTCCCCAGGGCAGAACCGGAGCCTCGCTACCGGCTCGTGGCGAGCCAGTCCCGCGCGGCCTCGACGGAGCCCATCTGCGGTACGCCCGCCGGCACCGCCGGGCGGCGTACGACGAGCACCGGGACACCGGCCTCGCGGGCCGCGGTGAGCTTGGGGGCGGTGGCCGAGCCACCGCTGTCCTTGGTGACCAGGACGTCGATCCGGTGCCGGGCGATCAGCTCCCGCTCGTCGTCCAGGGTGAACGGGCCCCGGTCCAGGAGCACTTCGAGGCGCGGCGGCACCGGCGGCGCCGGCGGGTCCACCGAACGCACCAGGAACCAGGTGTCGGTGAGGTGCGCGAAGGTGTGCAGGCCCATCCGGCCGGTGGTCAGGAACGCGCGGGAGCCGAGGGCGGGCAGCCGGTCGGCCGCCTCGTCGAGGGAGTCCACGAAGGTCCAGCGGTCGCCCGACCGCGGCGTCCAGCCCGGCCGCCGCAGTGCCAGCAGCGGGACGCCCGTGCGGGCGGCCGCCCCGGCCG comes from Streptomyces virginiae and encodes:
- a CDS encoding GNAT family N-acetyltransferase, which produces MTVLHTERLVLRPWRDSDLDPWAAMNADPEVREHLGDPLTREQSEASLVRFRAAFDRRGYGWWAVEVRATGEFIGFAGMDDVDDGMPFTGVEIGWRLARASWGVGYATEAARAVVAHGFDTLGLPELLAVTTAGNLRSQAVMRKIGMTRNPADDFDDPDAPEGPLRPNVLFRLERDAAPAAAGGAPGSR
- a CDS encoding cobalt-precorrin-6A reductase: MSAESDPRPDGRPARHVLILGGTTEARRLAEALAAAPSGRVTTSLAGRVASPVLPPGETRVGGFGGVEGLAAWIVAHDVTHVVDATHPFAERMSFNAAGAAARTGVPLLALRRPGWTPRSGDRWTFVDSLDEAADRLPALGSRAFLTTGRMGLHTFAHLTDTWFLVRSVDPPAPPVPPRLEVLLDRGPFTLDDERELIARHRIDVLVTKDSGGSATAPKLTAAREAGVPVLVVRRPAVPAGVPQMGSVEAARDWLATSR